In a single window of the Streptomyces sp. NBC_00353 genome:
- a CDS encoding NAD(P)/FAD-dependent oxidoreductase, which translates to MSTTERPRILVVGGGYVGLYAARRILKKMRYGEATVTVVDPRSYMTYQPFLPEAAAGSISPRHVVVPLRRVLPKAEVLTGRVTTIDQDRKVATVAPLVGEAYELPFDYLVIAMGAVSRTFPIPGLAEQGIGMKGIEEAIGLRNHVLEQLDKADSTTDEDVRRRALTFVFVGGGFAGAETIGEVEDMARDAAKYYTNVKREDMRFILVDAADKILPEVGPKLGTWGREHLESRGVEVFLSTSMDSCVDGHVVLKNGLEVDSNTIVWTAGVKPNPALARFGLPLGPRGHVDTSEKLQVQGTDYIWAAGDNAQVPDMVGRKAGNPNAWCPPNAQHALRQAKVLGDNVISGMRGFPQKEYSHANKGAVAGLGLHKGVAMIVMGKMKIKLKGRLAWYMHRGYHGMAMPTWNRKIRIFADWTLAMFLKREVVSLGAMETPREEFYEAAKPAPAPAAAKAEGEKANAS; encoded by the coding sequence ATGAGCACCACGGAGCGTCCCAGGATCCTCGTAGTAGGCGGTGGGTACGTAGGCCTGTACGCAGCTCGGCGCATTCTGAAGAAGATGCGCTACGGCGAGGCGACCGTCACGGTCGTCGACCCCCGGTCGTACATGACCTACCAGCCCTTCCTCCCCGAAGCCGCCGCCGGCAGCATCTCGCCTCGGCACGTCGTCGTCCCGCTGCGACGCGTACTGCCGAAGGCCGAGGTTCTCACCGGCCGCGTCACGACCATCGATCAGGACCGCAAGGTCGCCACGGTCGCGCCGCTCGTCGGCGAGGCCTACGAGCTGCCCTTCGACTACCTGGTCATCGCGATGGGCGCGGTCTCCCGCACCTTCCCGATCCCCGGCCTGGCCGAACAGGGCATCGGTATGAAGGGCATCGAGGAGGCCATCGGCCTGCGCAACCACGTTCTCGAGCAGCTGGACAAGGCCGACTCGACGACCGATGAGGACGTCCGCCGCAGGGCGTTGACGTTCGTCTTCGTGGGTGGTGGCTTCGCCGGTGCGGAGACCATCGGCGAGGTCGAGGACATGGCCCGCGACGCGGCGAAGTACTACACGAACGTGAAGCGCGAGGACATGCGCTTCATCCTCGTCGACGCCGCCGACAAGATCCTTCCCGAGGTCGGCCCGAAGCTGGGCACCTGGGGCCGGGAGCACCTGGAGTCCCGTGGTGTCGAGGTCTTCCTCTCGACCTCCATGGACTCCTGCGTCGACGGTCACGTCGTTCTGAAGAACGGCCTCGAGGTCGACTCCAACACCATCGTGTGGACGGCCGGCGTGAAGCCGAACCCGGCGCTGGCACGCTTCGGCCTGCCGCTCGGTCCGCGCGGTCACGTGGACACCTCCGAGAAGCTTCAGGTGCAGGGCACCGACTACATCTGGGCCGCGGGCGACAACGCCCAGGTTCCGGACATGGTCGGCCGCAAGGCCGGCAACCCGAACGCCTGGTGCCCGCCGAACGCCCAGCACGCACTGCGTCAGGCCAAGGTCCTCGGCGACAACGTCATCTCCGGGATGCGCGGCTTCCCGCAGAAGGAGTACAGCCACGCCAACAAGGGTGCGGTCGCCGGTCTCGGCCTGCACAAGGGCGTCGCGATGATCGTCATGGGCAAGATGAAGATCAAGCTCAAGGGCCGTCTCGCCTGGTACATGCACCGTGGCTACCACGGCATGGCGATGCCGACCTGGAACCGTAAGATCCGGATCTTCGCCGACTGGACCCTTGCGATGTTCCTCAAGCGCGAGGTCGTCTCGCTCGGCGCCATGGAGACGCCGCGCGAGGAGTTCTACGAGGCCGCCAAGCCGGCTCCGGCTCCGGCCGCCGCCAAGGCCGAGGGCGAGAAGGCCAACGCCTCCTAG
- a CDS encoding cyclopropane-fatty-acyl-phospholipid synthase family protein, with amino-acid sequence MADAALRLTALAEELLGEPVPVRIRAWDGSESGPPGAPVLVVRNRRALRRLLWKPGELGLARAWVAGELDIEGDLYETLDRMAGLLWERGADAKDTVHPIRDPKVRAAARGLLQLAGPWPPPPPPAEEVRRRTGPLHTRRRDKEAISHHYDVGNDFYELVLGPSMVYSCAYWEDGGSLEDAQRDKLDLVCRKLALKEGDRLLDVGCGWGSMAMHAAREYGAQVTGVTLSTEQAAFARKRIAEEGLTDRIEIRVQDYRDVRDGPYDAISSIGMAEHVGSVRYREYADSLYALLRPGGRLLNHQIARRPEKDESAYHVDEFIDAYVFPDGELAPVGRTVATLEEAGFEARDVESIREHYALTLRRWVANLEKHWDRAVTMTSPGRARVWRLYMAASALSFEHNKIGVNQILVVRPMDGGASRMPLRAREWKASAAD; translated from the coding sequence ATGGCAGACGCCGCGTTGCGGCTGACCGCTCTCGCCGAGGAGTTGCTGGGAGAACCCGTACCGGTCCGGATCCGGGCCTGGGACGGCAGTGAATCCGGACCGCCAGGTGCCCCCGTACTCGTCGTCCGGAACCGCCGCGCACTGCGCCGGCTGCTCTGGAAGCCGGGCGAACTGGGCCTGGCCCGCGCCTGGGTGGCGGGCGAACTCGACATCGAAGGCGATCTGTACGAGACCCTGGACCGTATGGCCGGGCTGCTCTGGGAGCGCGGGGCGGACGCGAAGGACACCGTCCACCCGATCCGGGACCCCAAGGTGCGGGCCGCCGCCCGCGGCCTGCTGCAGCTGGCCGGGCCCTGGCCGCCACCGCCCCCGCCCGCCGAGGAGGTCCGCCGCCGCACCGGCCCCCTCCACACCAGACGCCGCGACAAGGAGGCCATCAGCCACCACTACGACGTGGGCAATGACTTCTACGAACTGGTCCTCGGCCCGTCCATGGTCTACTCCTGCGCCTACTGGGAGGACGGCGGCAGCCTGGAGGACGCCCAGCGCGACAAGCTCGACCTGGTCTGCCGCAAGCTCGCCCTGAAGGAGGGCGACCGCCTCCTCGACGTCGGCTGCGGCTGGGGCTCCATGGCCATGCACGCAGCACGCGAGTACGGCGCCCAGGTCACCGGAGTGACCCTCTCCACCGAGCAGGCCGCGTTCGCCCGCAAGCGCATTGCCGAAGAGGGACTGACGGACCGGATCGAGATCCGGGTCCAGGACTACCGGGACGTCAGGGACGGCCCGTACGACGCCATCTCGTCGATCGGCATGGCCGAACACGTCGGTTCGGTCCGCTACCGCGAATACGCCGACAGCCTCTACGCACTGCTCAGGCCCGGCGGCCGGCTGCTCAACCACCAGATCGCCCGCCGCCCCGAGAAGGACGAGTCCGCTTACCACGTGGACGAGTTCATCGACGCGTACGTCTTCCCGGACGGCGAACTCGCGCCGGTGGGCCGGACCGTCGCAACACTGGAGGAAGCGGGCTTCGAAGCCCGCGACGTCGAGTCGATCCGCGAACACTACGCACTGACCCTGCGCCGCTGGGTCGCCAACCTGGAGAAGCACTGGGACCGTGCCGTCACCATGACCTCGCCCGGCCGGGCCAGGGTCTGGCGGCTCTACATGGCGGCCTCCGCGCTCTCCTTCGAGCACAACAAGATCGGCGTCAACCAGATCCTCGTGGTGCGTCCGATGGACGGCGGGGCTTCGCGGATGCCGTTGCGCGCCCGCGAATGGAAGGCCTCCGCGGCCGACTGA
- a CDS encoding ABC transporter ATP-binding protein, with protein MTTMSTAHRATAVAARATELSKIYGEGETKVTALDRVTVDFPQGEFTAIMGPSGSGKSTLMHCVAGLDSFSSGSVRLGETELGSLKDKQLTQLRRDKIGFIFQAFNLLPTLTALENITLPMDIAGRKPDAEWLRGVIDMVGLSDRLKHRPTELSGGQQQRVAVARALASRPEIIFGDEPTGNLDSRSGAEVLGFLRNSVRELGQTVVMVTHDPVAASYADRVIFLADGAIVDQMVRPTADGVLDRMKAFDSKGRTS; from the coding sequence GTGACCACCATGTCCACCGCTCACCGCGCCACCGCGGTGGCCGCCCGCGCCACGGAACTGTCGAAGATCTACGGAGAGGGCGAGACCAAGGTGACCGCCCTGGACCGGGTCACCGTGGACTTCCCGCAGGGCGAGTTCACCGCGATCATGGGCCCGTCGGGCTCCGGCAAGTCCACGCTCATGCACTGCGTGGCCGGCCTCGACAGCTTCAGCAGCGGTTCGGTACGGCTCGGTGAGACGGAGCTCGGCTCCCTCAAGGACAAGCAGCTCACCCAGCTGCGCCGGGACAAGATCGGCTTCATCTTCCAGGCGTTCAACCTGCTGCCGACGCTGACCGCACTGGAGAACATCACCCTGCCGATGGACATCGCAGGCCGTAAGCCGGACGCCGAATGGCTGCGCGGGGTGATCGACATGGTGGGCCTGTCCGACCGGCTGAAGCACCGGCCGACCGAACTCTCCGGCGGCCAGCAGCAGCGTGTCGCGGTGGCCCGCGCCCTGGCCTCCCGGCCGGAGATCATCTTCGGTGACGAGCCGACCGGGAACCTGGACTCCCGCTCCGGCGCCGAGGTCCTGGGCTTCCTGCGCAACTCGGTGCGCGAGCTGGGCCAGACCGTGGTGATGGTGACGCACGACCCGGTCGCCGCCTCCTACGCGGACCGGGTGATCTTCCTCGCGGACGGGGCGATCGTCGACCAGATGGTGCGTCCCACCGCGGACGGGGTGCTGGACCGGATGAAGGCGTTCGACTCCAAGGGCCGTACCAGCTGA
- a CDS encoding ABC transporter permease, producing MFRTALRNVLAHKARLLMTVLAVMLGVAFVSGTLVFTDTLGNAFRNQSAKSYDDVAVAVTTHADRRDEKASGIDAATLKKIRSLDGVATATGRVSGFAGVADPGGKLIGNGWSNTGGNFSPGANGKDASYTFVDGTGPVGDGRIALDKETAKKGTYEVGDRVRVATNGPVKEYTLAGIFTTEDGAVNAGGSLVLFDTPVAQQLYLKPGWFQDITVTAAAGASDQKLLDAVEPLLPKDATARTGKVLADDQAKQIEDGLGNLNTMLLAFAAIALFVGIFLIANTFTMLVAQRTKELALLRAVGASRRQVKRSVLLEAAVVGALASVIGFLLGIGLATGLRSAMSLIGGKIPAGPLVVSPLAVGAALGVGVLITVLAAWLPARRAAKIAPVAAMSSVHAVATTKSLVVRNSIGGVLTLLGAAGIVAGAAAGSDGRTIIGAGALVALIGVIVLIPLLSRPVIALVRPLLLKLFGVSGKLAAQNAVRNPRRTGATASALAIGLTLVTGISVLGVTLGQAVDRMTTDNIKADYMISMASGDSLDESALTALEKSDAVSAVSPQQAASIRVEGAYHAASGVTPGDVQKVFSVKTVSGSLDSLAHGEIAVGDKTAKSNGWKPGTSLPVTYDDDKKGTLKVGAVYEENEFLSPVLMPKNILDAHQSRPDIREIWLKTDGGASKANEQAVVDALGDNPAMSVMDRQDIRDMFGGFINTALNIMYGLLAMALIIAVLGVVNTLAMSVFERQQEIGMLRAIGLDRRKVKRMIRLEAVVISVFGAVIGVALGTFLGWAIGRTLASAIPGYALVIPWDRIAVFLVLAALVGVLASLWPARSAARLNMLTAIKTE from the coding sequence ATGTTCCGTACCGCCCTGCGCAATGTGCTCGCGCACAAGGCCAGGCTGCTGATGACCGTGCTCGCCGTGATGCTCGGCGTGGCCTTCGTCTCCGGCACCCTGGTCTTCACCGACACCCTCGGCAACGCCTTCCGCAACCAGTCTGCGAAGAGTTACGACGACGTCGCCGTCGCCGTCACCACCCACGCCGACCGGCGCGACGAAAAGGCGTCCGGCATCGACGCCGCCACGCTGAAGAAGATCCGGTCCCTGGACGGGGTGGCCACCGCCACCGGCCGGGTCTCCGGCTTCGCCGGGGTCGCCGACCCGGGCGGCAAGCTGATCGGCAACGGCTGGTCCAACACCGGCGGCAACTTCTCCCCCGGCGCCAACGGCAAGGACGCCTCGTACACCTTCGTCGACGGCACGGGCCCGGTCGGCGACGGCCGGATCGCGCTCGACAAGGAGACCGCGAAGAAGGGCACGTACGAGGTCGGCGACCGGGTCAGGGTCGCCACGAACGGACCGGTGAAGGAGTACACCCTCGCCGGGATCTTCACCACCGAGGACGGCGCGGTCAACGCGGGCGGCAGCCTGGTCCTCTTCGACACCCCGGTCGCCCAGCAGCTCTACCTGAAGCCCGGCTGGTTCCAGGACATCACCGTCACCGCAGCGGCCGGCGCCTCCGACCAGAAGCTGCTGGACGCGGTGGAGCCGCTGCTGCCCAAGGACGCCACCGCCAGGACCGGCAAGGTCCTCGCCGATGACCAGGCGAAGCAGATCGAGGACGGCCTGGGCAACCTCAACACGATGCTGCTCGCGTTCGCGGCCATCGCCCTGTTCGTCGGCATCTTCCTGATCGCCAACACGTTCACCATGCTGGTCGCCCAGCGCACCAAGGAACTGGCGCTGCTGCGCGCCGTCGGCGCCTCCCGCCGCCAGGTCAAGCGGTCCGTGCTCCTCGAAGCGGCCGTGGTCGGCGCGCTCGCCTCGGTGATCGGCTTCCTGCTCGGTATCGGTCTCGCCACCGGACTGCGCTCGGCGATGAGCCTGATCGGCGGGAAGATCCCGGCCGGTCCGCTGGTGGTCTCCCCCCTCGCGGTCGGTGCCGCGCTCGGCGTCGGCGTCCTGATCACCGTGCTGGCCGCCTGGCTGCCCGCCCGCCGCGCCGCGAAGATCGCGCCGGTGGCCGCGATGAGCAGTGTCCACGCGGTGGCCACCACCAAGTCGCTGGTCGTGCGGAACTCGATCGGCGGGGTGCTCACCCTGCTCGGTGCGGCCGGGATCGTCGCGGGTGCGGCGGCCGGTTCGGACGGCCGGACGATCATCGGGGCCGGGGCCCTCGTGGCGCTGATCGGTGTCATCGTGCTGATCCCGCTGCTGTCGCGGCCGGTCATCGCGCTGGTGCGGCCGCTGCTGCTGAAGCTGTTCGGCGTCTCGGGCAAGCTGGCTGCGCAGAACGCGGTCCGTAACCCCCGGCGTACCGGAGCAACGGCCTCCGCGCTCGCGATCGGCCTCACCCTGGTCACCGGCATCTCGGTGCTCGGCGTCACGCTCGGCCAGGCCGTCGACCGGATGACGACGGACAACATCAAGGCCGACTACATGATCTCGATGGCGAGCGGCGACTCGCTCGACGAGTCGGCACTCACCGCCCTGGAGAAGTCCGACGCCGTCTCCGCGGTCTCGCCCCAGCAGGCCGCCTCCATCAGGGTCGAGGGCGCCTACCACGCGGCGTCCGGGGTGACACCGGGCGATGTGCAGAAGGTCTTCTCCGTGAAGACGGTCTCCGGCTCGCTGGATTCGCTCGCCCACGGCGAGATCGCCGTCGGCGACAAGACCGCGAAGTCCAACGGCTGGAAGCCCGGCACCTCGCTCCCGGTGACGTACGACGACGACAAGAAGGGCACCCTGAAGGTCGGCGCGGTCTACGAGGAGAACGAGTTCCTCTCGCCCGTCCTGATGCCGAAGAACATCCTGGACGCGCACCAGAGCCGCCCGGACATCCGCGAGATCTGGCTGAAGACGGACGGCGGCGCGTCGAAGGCCAACGAGCAGGCCGTGGTCGACGCCCTGGGTGACAACCCGGCGATGTCCGTGATGGACCGTCAGGACATCCGGGACATGTTCGGCGGCTTCATCAACACGGCGCTGAACATCATGTACGGGCTGCTGGCGATGGCCCTGATCATCGCGGTGCTCGGGGTCGTCAACACCCTGGCGATGTCGGTCTTCGAGCGTCAGCAGGAGATCGGCATGCTGCGGGCGATCGGTCTGGACCGGCGCAAGGTCAAGCGCATGATCCGGCTGGAGGCCGTGGTCATCTCGGTCTTCGGTGCGGTGATCGGGGTCGCGCTCGGTACGTTCCTCGGCTGGGCGATCGGCCGGACGCTGGCCTCCGCCATCCCGGGCTACGCCCTGGTGATCCCGTGGGACCGGATCGCGGTCTTCCTGGTACTGGCAGCGCTGGTGGGCGTGCTGGCCTCGCTCTGGCCGGCCCGTAGCGCCGCGAGGCTGAACATGCTGACGGCGATCAAGACGGAGTAG
- a CDS encoding Ppx/GppA phosphatase family protein: MTRVAAIDCGTNSIRLLVADADPATGELTELDRRMEIVRLGQGVDRTGRLAPDALERTFAACRRYADVIKAHGAEKLRFVATSASRDAENRDEFVRGVLDILGVEPEVISGDQEAEFSFEGATKELAGRDHLAKPYLVVDIGGGSTEFVVGDDRVLAARSVDIGCVRMTERHLVRDGVVTDPPTPGQITAIRADIDAALDLAEESVPLTEAATLVGLAGTVTTVAAIALGLQEYDSEAIHHSRISFEQVQEITGRLVTSTHAERAAIPAMHPGRVDVITSGALVLLAVMKRTGAREVVVSEHDILDGIGWSIA, from the coding sequence GTGACCCGCGTTGCCGCCATCGACTGCGGAACCAACTCCATCCGGCTGCTCGTCGCCGACGCCGACCCCGCCACCGGTGAGCTGACCGAGCTCGACCGGCGGATGGAGATCGTCCGGCTCGGGCAGGGCGTGGACCGCACCGGCAGGCTCGCCCCCGACGCTCTGGAGCGGACCTTCGCCGCCTGTCGCCGGTACGCGGACGTCATCAAGGCGCACGGCGCGGAGAAGCTCCGCTTCGTCGCCACCTCCGCCTCCCGCGACGCGGAGAACAGGGACGAGTTCGTCCGCGGCGTGCTGGACATCCTCGGCGTCGAGCCCGAGGTGATCAGCGGCGACCAGGAGGCGGAGTTCTCCTTCGAGGGTGCCACCAAGGAACTCGCGGGCCGGGACCATCTCGCCAAGCCGTATCTGGTGGTCGACATCGGCGGCGGCTCCACCGAGTTCGTCGTCGGCGACGACCGGGTCCTGGCCGCGCGGTCCGTGGACATCGGCTGCGTAAGGATGACGGAGCGCCACCTCGTACGCGACGGTGTCGTCACCGACCCGCCCACACCGGGTCAGATCACCGCGATCCGTGCGGACATCGACGCCGCCCTGGACCTTGCCGAGGAGAGCGTCCCGCTCACCGAGGCCGCCACGCTCGTCGGCCTCGCCGGCACCGTCACCACCGTGGCCGCGATCGCGCTGGGACTGCAGGAGTACGACTCCGAGGCGATCCACCACTCCCGGATCTCCTTCGAGCAGGTCCAGGAGATCACCGGGCGGCTCGTCACCTCGACCCACGCCGAGCGCGCCGCGATCCCCGCGATGCACCCGGGACGCGTCGATGTGATCACCTCCGGGGCGCTCGTCCTGCTGGCCGTGATGAAGCGGACCGGGGCCCGCGAGGTCGTCGTCAGCGAGCACGACATTCTGGACGGAATCGGCTGGTCGATCGCCTAG